The following proteins come from a genomic window of Diorhabda carinulata isolate Delta chromosome X, icDioCari1.1, whole genome shotgun sequence:
- the LOC130901015 gene encoding nose resistant to fluoxetine protein 6-like isoform X1, whose amino-acid sequence MRCFVVLLFFFNLVRSQLNLKLLQDYESWENYVLKNLNSTGVNTLCSDQLLELVTNSKDNLWKFFDATSKFPWTGLSVSSNFDWGNYDECLNINHGYSGGHIKGKYCLLSLLIPMNLTKFDPSDSNNFYKLSVCMPNACTPEDYNAILKVSLFQNTPCHTKDDLNIVTTGDIAMIIFLVVILTMMVISTWYDVNIKRRNKKCAQPIYLAFSVYSNIRKIIQTSKNHTEQIQVFNGIKTISMAWILAGHAMNAWNKYPVINDDVISRKIEDIKIFYITGSQLAVDTFFYMSGFLVAFIYMKQKSKPLFLQIKSFPTLIIYRYIRLTPAVAVLFFFSITIFKFMGDGPVWLEGIKVITDTCQKHYLSFFTYTQNYVNHDDICLIHTWYLSADMQLFVFSTMFLISLSVLLTKDPKNFHLVMMICLSINVFFIFLPLITKLIWNNYDNLFDTHSRAIDYTVGIMMGIFLRETKNKPFLFNKFPKTQMVNIMAWLIVLPLMGGCTILYEEFIYTGKYSHTIQSLFYSFYRPIWCIGLSWIVYACYYGYGGIISWILTRPILQTSKLSYCMYIVHALPIIHSVLSDKTKLYFSDWICFFNWCALFTISIIISFIWVLAFESPMITIEKLIFGRGYPKKQNSRTSVKTIQKTSVA is encoded by the exons ATGAGGTGTTTcgttgtattattattttttttcaatttagtgaggtcccaattaaatttaaaattgttacaaGACTATGAGTCGTGGGAGAATTATGTGCTTAAAAATCTAAACAGCACTGGTGTTAATACTCTTTGTTCTGATCAATTGTTGGAATTAGTGACCAATAGTAAGGATAACTTGTGGAAAT ttttcgatgCGACATCAAAATTCCCATGGACCGGCTTGTCTGTatcttcaaattttgattgGGGAAATTACGACGAATGTTTGAATATCAATCATGGATATTCAGGAGGGcatataaaaggaaaatattgtCTGCTTAGTCTATTAATACCAATGAATTTAACGAAATTTGATCCTTCAGACAGTAAC aatttttataaattatctgTTTGTATGCCAAATGCTTGTACTCCTGAAGATTACAACGCGATATTGAAAgtttctttatttcaaaatacaccTTGTCATACTAAAGATGATTTAAATATAGTTACTACTGGAGATATCGCCATGAT tatatttcttGTTGTAATTTTAACAATGATGGTAATTTCCACTTGGTACGATGTGAATATTAAAAGACGAAATAAAA AATGCGCTCAACCAATATATTTGGCATTTTCCGTTTATtctaatatcagaaaaattatacaaacatcaaaaaatcaCACCGAACAAATTCAGGTGTTTAACGGAATTAAAACTATCAGCATGGCTTGGATTTTAGCAGGCCATGCAATGAACGCCTGGAACAAATATCCCGTTATTAATGATGACGTCATCTCTCGC aaaattgaggatataaaaattttttatataaccggCTCACAGTTGGCAGTAGACACGTTTTTTTATATGAGTGGATTTTTAGTAGCTTtcatttatatgaaacaaaaatcgaaaccgttatttttacaaataaaatcgTTTCCAACATtgattatttatagatatataaG attgACTCCAGCTGTCGCcgtattatttttcttttcgataacaatttttaaatttatgggCGACGGTCCTGTTTGGCTTGAAGGTATTAAGGTTATCACTGATACCTgtcaaaaacattatttatcgttttttaCCTACACCCAAAACTACGTGAATCATGACGATATT tGTCTGATTCACACCTGGTACTTATCAGCTGATATGcaattgtttgtttttagtaCCATGTTTCTAATATCGTTATCGGTGTTATTAACTAAGGATCCAAAAAATTTCCATTTGGTCATGATGATTTGTTTATCgattaatgtatttttcatttttttacctttgataACGAAACTTATATGGAATAATTATGACAA tctCTTCGACACGCATTCCAGAGCGATAGACTACACAGTGGGGATCATGATGGGGATTTTTTTGAGAGAAACTAAGAATAAACCATttcttttcaacaaatttccaaaaacgcAG ATGGTTAACATAATGGCATGGTTGATCGTTTTACCCCTAATGGGGGGCTGTACTATCCTATATGAAGAATTTATTTACACTGGAAAATATTCCCATACGATACAATCCTTATTCTATAGTTTTTATAGACCGATATGGTGTATAGGATTGAGTTGGATCGTATATGCCTGTTATTACGGATATGGAG gTATAATTTCGTGGATTCTAACTAGACCAATTCTACAAACTAGTAAATTATCGTACTGCATGTATATTGTACATGCCCTTCCAATTATTCACTCAGTATTATCCGATAAAACTAAACTTTATTTCAGTGACTGGATATGt ttttttaattggTGCGCATTATTCACAATTAGTATAATCATATCTTTTATCTGGGTATTAGCATTCGAATCTCCAATGATCAcaatagaaaaactaattttcggAAGAGGTTatccaaaaaaacaaaactcaA gAACTTCAGTCAAAACTATCCAAAAAACATCAGTTGcttga
- the LOC130901015 gene encoding nose resistant to fluoxetine protein 6-like isoform X2: protein MNLTKFDPSDSNNFYKLSVCMPNACTPEDYNAILKVSLFQNTPCHTKDDLNIVTTGDIAMIIFLVVILTMMVISTWYDVNIKRRNKKCAQPIYLAFSVYSNIRKIIQTSKNHTEQIQVFNGIKTISMAWILAGHAMNAWNKYPVINDDVISRKIEDIKIFYITGSQLAVDTFFYMSGFLVAFIYMKQKSKPLFLQIKSFPTLIIYRYIRLTPAVAVLFFFSITIFKFMGDGPVWLEGIKVITDTCQKHYLSFFTYTQNYVNHDDICLIHTWYLSADMQLFVFSTMFLISLSVLLTKDPKNFHLVMMICLSINVFFIFLPLITKLIWNNYDNLFDTHSRAIDYTVGIMMGIFLRETKNKPFLFNKFPKTQMVNIMAWLIVLPLMGGCTILYEEFIYTGKYSHTIQSLFYSFYRPIWCIGLSWIVYACYYGYGGIISWILTRPILQTSKLSYCMYIVHALPIIHSVLSDKTKLYFSDWICFFNWCALFTISIIISFIWVLAFESPMITIEKLIFGRGYPKKQNSRTSVKTIQKTSVA from the exons ATGAATTTAACGAAATTTGATCCTTCAGACAGTAAC aatttttataaattatctgTTTGTATGCCAAATGCTTGTACTCCTGAAGATTACAACGCGATATTGAAAgtttctttatttcaaaatacaccTTGTCATACTAAAGATGATTTAAATATAGTTACTACTGGAGATATCGCCATGAT tatatttcttGTTGTAATTTTAACAATGATGGTAATTTCCACTTGGTACGATGTGAATATTAAAAGACGAAATAAAA AATGCGCTCAACCAATATATTTGGCATTTTCCGTTTATtctaatatcagaaaaattatacaaacatcaaaaaatcaCACCGAACAAATTCAGGTGTTTAACGGAATTAAAACTATCAGCATGGCTTGGATTTTAGCAGGCCATGCAATGAACGCCTGGAACAAATATCCCGTTATTAATGATGACGTCATCTCTCGC aaaattgaggatataaaaattttttatataaccggCTCACAGTTGGCAGTAGACACGTTTTTTTATATGAGTGGATTTTTAGTAGCTTtcatttatatgaaacaaaaatcgaaaccgttatttttacaaataaaatcgTTTCCAACATtgattatttatagatatataaG attgACTCCAGCTGTCGCcgtattatttttcttttcgataacaatttttaaatttatgggCGACGGTCCTGTTTGGCTTGAAGGTATTAAGGTTATCACTGATACCTgtcaaaaacattatttatcgttttttaCCTACACCCAAAACTACGTGAATCATGACGATATT tGTCTGATTCACACCTGGTACTTATCAGCTGATATGcaattgtttgtttttagtaCCATGTTTCTAATATCGTTATCGGTGTTATTAACTAAGGATCCAAAAAATTTCCATTTGGTCATGATGATTTGTTTATCgattaatgtatttttcatttttttacctttgataACGAAACTTATATGGAATAATTATGACAA tctCTTCGACACGCATTCCAGAGCGATAGACTACACAGTGGGGATCATGATGGGGATTTTTTTGAGAGAAACTAAGAATAAACCATttcttttcaacaaatttccaaaaacgcAG ATGGTTAACATAATGGCATGGTTGATCGTTTTACCCCTAATGGGGGGCTGTACTATCCTATATGAAGAATTTATTTACACTGGAAAATATTCCCATACGATACAATCCTTATTCTATAGTTTTTATAGACCGATATGGTGTATAGGATTGAGTTGGATCGTATATGCCTGTTATTACGGATATGGAG gTATAATTTCGTGGATTCTAACTAGACCAATTCTACAAACTAGTAAATTATCGTACTGCATGTATATTGTACATGCCCTTCCAATTATTCACTCAGTATTATCCGATAAAACTAAACTTTATTTCAGTGACTGGATATGt ttttttaattggTGCGCATTATTCACAATTAGTATAATCATATCTTTTATCTGGGTATTAGCATTCGAATCTCCAATGATCAcaatagaaaaactaattttcggAAGAGGTTatccaaaaaaacaaaactcaA gAACTTCAGTCAAAACTATCCAAAAAACATCAGTTGcttga
- the LOC130902480 gene encoding nose resistant to fluoxetine protein 6-like has product MLALRLMLFLIFQSTVLSSLQYKAEDIQAVSKVVFDIVKYRTDKILEAAGVKNQCAKDLKKLLKDAIFLKRWALEMLDASSKIPSGLLAGNIYMTGNYDQCLNINHYLNETNIYGQYCTVFVTPDSDKNDLDFFSVGNLKGYLGLNTSKHTTELLKLMKVNYGLCIPHTCSIENLQNIWDYIENTFRLPVHMHFTDMMCRSRLKSDSSFEIDKYIKAFFFFYIILLLISTLYDVVIHQHMKTNKNNLWISFSLYSNFKRLISVQDASVEVKYLECISGIKVLSMVWIICGHKIMFSVFSGVTNLLDIYMMWRSSISPSFVASGVYAVDTFLFLSGLLLSYGILNYYSSPYGKKRAVPYLVIYAYRFLRLCPALLAIILFHITIFKNLAEGPMWPLMATRLAYTCYKTWFVTLSFASNFLQFNQQCMQHSWYLAVDTQLFLMSPILLNILIKKPIKTCLLCIVICIVTAIYTFLITIYNQYGATMFESDLSYQYNIYQATSVRLPAWLIGFIFGYLIYKYNDVNISPIATFFAWLVIFTTMIGLILVHLVFIRANEYIGLNAALYNSLAKQLWALAMGSTIFLCTINRNGLMNRFLSWSIFRILVKITYSAYLTHVSIIIYFIGSKQHSTYFSIINNIHGFIGDIVLTIVVSTIWCLAFESPFVAIARYLYKKEMVKETFYNGVIEKKKKNKNKNITCVNTCKNIQGNYKKIE; this is encoded by the exons ATGTTGGCTTTACGTTTAATGTTATTCCTAATATTTCAAAGCACGGTTTTATCCTCCCTACAATATAAAGCGGAAGATATACAGGCTGTATCAAAAGTTGTGTTCGATATTGTGAAATATAGGACTGACAAGATTTTAGAGGCCGCCGGAGTCAAAAATCAATGTGCAAAAGATTTGAAGAAGCTATTAAAAGACgccatatttttgaaaagatggGCACTAGAAA TGTTAGATGCTTCATCAAAAATACCTAGCGGTTTGTTAGCCGGTAATATTTATATGACAGGAAATTATGATcaatgtttaaatataaatcattaCTTGAATGAAACCAATATATACGGACAATACTGTACAGTATTTGTTACTCCAGATAGCGATAAGAACgatttggatttttttagtGTAGGAAAC TTAAAAGGTTACTTGGGATTAAACACAAGCAAACATACGACAGAATTACTCAAACTAATGAAAGTTAATTATGGTTTATGTATCCCGCATACTTGCTCCATAGAAAACTTACAAAATATTTGGGATTACATCGAAAATACTTTTCGTTTGCCTGTACACATGCATTTTACCGATATGATGTGCAGAAGTAGACTAAAAAGCGATTCTTCTTTCGAAATTGACAAATATATCAA agctttcttcttcttttacaTAATATTACTGTTGATAAGTACGTTGTATGATGTGGTTATTCATCAACATATGAAAA cTAACAAAAACAACTTATGGatatcattttcattatatagCAATTTTAAAAGACTAATATCAGTTCAAGATGCGTCTGTTGAGGTTAAATATTTAGAATGCATAAGTGGTATTAAAGTTTTGAGCATGGTTTGGATAATATGTGGACATAAAATTATGTTTAGCGTATTTTCTGGAGTTACAAATCTTTTGGATATCTATATGATG tGGAGAAGCTCAATTTCACCAAGTTTTGTAGCCAGTGGTGTATACGCGGTGgatacgtttttatttttaagtggATTACTACTTTCGTATggtatattaaattattatagttcACCATATGGGAAGAAAAGAGCCGTGCCGTATCTGGTTATTTACGCTTATAGATTTTTAAg gTTGTGTCCAGCCCTTCTTGccattatattatttcatataactatttttaaaaatttagcaGAAGGACCGATGTGGCCTTTAATGGCTACTAGACTGGCTTACACTTGTTACAAAACCTGGTTCGTAACATTATCCTTCGCAAGTAATTTCTTACAGTTTAACCAACAA tgtatgCAACATTCTTGGTATTTAGCCGTTGATACGCAACTGTTTCTCATGTCTCCAATTTTGTTAaacattttaatcaagaaaccaataaaaacttgtttattgTGTATTGTAATTTGTATAGTGACAgcaatttatacttttttaataacaatttataatcaatatgGAGCAACAATGTTCGA GAGTGATTTATCTTAtcagtataatatttatcaagCTACGTCAGTAAGATTGCCGGCTTGGTTAATTGGATTCATTTTTGGTTACttgatatacaaatataatgacGTCAATATATCTCCG ATAGCCACATTTTTTGCTTGGTTGGTCATATTTACAACAATGATAGGTTTAATATTGGTACACCTTGTTTTTATTAGAGCTAATGAATATATTGGGCTGAATGCGGCACTGTATAATTCGTTAGCTAAACAACTCTGGGCTCTCGCTATGGGATCGACAATATTTCTTTGTACAATAAACAGAAatg GTTTGATGAATAGATTTCTGTCGTGGTCGATTTTTAGAATTCTTGTTAAAATTACTTATAGCGCATATTTAACCCACGTGTCGATAATAATCTATTTTATTGGATCTAAACAGCATTCAACTTACTTCAGCATCATCAATAAC attcatGGATTTATTGGTGATATAGTATTAACTATTGTAGTTTCTACCATTTGGTGTTTAGCATTTGAATCACCATTCGTAGCAATTGctagatatttatataaaaaag AAATGGTAAAAGAAACATTCTATAACGGGGTgattgaaaaaaagaagaagaataaaaacaagaatATAACGTGTGTAAATACATGTAAGAATATAcaaggaaattataaaaaaatcgaatga
- the LOC130902481 gene encoding protein FAM114A2 — translation MDTSDSEYFESADEEIYPDDDPSKIHDTKNDKLPSEFQQDLINLKLNESTKNTTSKQDLGIDIDINKAKNSSETPLESEKNQDNNFNIENKKNSKVMIEKLESDIENNTKYDTLSDKHEDNRSGNDDTVSNVTDMKFSETKALRNRDSNSNRNKTIIEKTDSNDAQQVVGEASDDEENMWENDDWEPINDDKVPSVSDVGIKNSKPLEEKDLHLGYKEELAQKNDNMWDNDEWEPLEEVQPQKQDQYTEPSWSNWGNWGGMTSIITTATQGVSTLTQSLSTVIESSMGIPDPKELAKIDKEKECIVQEEEEEEVSNISNVGFGFGNLSNLVSGVSHITKFVENTGSKVITGGLDTLETIGKKTMEVLQEGDPGLKHKRSLLKLDKKKPILSQVLREAKEKAEAENKVLQQTHSKKKLNYETLFDDYHGLVHLEALEMLSKQCDITLETLQENSSGSELQDLQETMDQIKELCELPDEDDDETSSFDDIKEKLQTAVQELNVSITYGKLISLWEETETWLNNLKLEFCGEEEIYQEALQVLAQLTAIAVEQFHKCGELLMIKDHRSTVDEADSLVQLTMTLTSLIGLAAGKFSEKLNAKSSQTGNKESINSLITNVFFEAGNSSSYIQDAFQLLVPVLQAGAMHNN, via the exons atggATACTTCTGATAGTGAATACTTCGAAAGTGCAGACGAAGAAATATATCCAGATGATGATCCATCCAAAATTCATGATACTAAAAACGATAAATTGCCAAGCGAGTTTCAACaagatttaataaatttaaaattaaatgaaagtaCCAAAAATACAACCTCCAAACAAGATTTAGGTATAGACATTGATATCAATAAGGCTAAAAATAGTAGTGAAACCCCCTTGGagtctgaaaaaaatcaagacaataactttaatatagaaaataagaaaaatagtaaagtgatgattgaaaaattaGAGTCAGATATTGAGAATAATACTAAATATGATACCCTAAGTGATAAACATGAAGATAATAGAAGTGGGAATGACGATACAGTAAGTAATGTAACTGACATGAAATTTAGTGAAACAAAGGCTTTGAGAAATAGAGATTctaattcaaatagaaataaaacaattatagaaaaaactgaTTCGAATGATGCACAGCAAGTCGTTGGAGAAGCATctgatgatgaagaaaatatGTGGGAAAATGACGATTGGGAACCTATCAATGATGATAAAGTGCCTAGTGTTTCTGATGTtggaattaaaaattcaaaaccaTTAGAAGAAAAGGACTTACATCTTGGATATAAAGAAGAATTAgcacaaaaaaatgataatatgtGGGACAATGATGAATGGGAACCCTTGGAAGAAGTCCAGCCACAAAAACAGGATCAATATACAGAACCTTCATGGTCTAATTGGGGAAATTGGGGAGGAATGACTTCGATTATTACTACTGCTACTCAAGGTGTTTCTACATTGACTCAAAGTTTATCTACTGTCATTGAATCAAGTATGGGAATACCAGATCCAAAGGAATTAGCTaaaatagataaagaaaaaGAGTGTATTGtacaggaagaagaagaagaagaagttagTAACATATCTAATGTGG GTTTTGGTTTTGGTAATCTATCGAATTTAGTATCTGGGGTGTCtcatataacaaaatttgtggAAAACACTGGTAGTAAGGTAATAACAGGTGGATTAGATACTTTGGAAACCATAGGCAAAAAAACTATGGAAGTATTGCAAGAAGGCGATCCGGGTTTAAAGCACAAAAGGTCTCTATTAAAATTAGACAAAAAGAAACCCATTCTCTCTCAAGTTCTTCGGGAGGCCAAGGAAAAGGCCGAAGCGGAAAATAAAGTCTTACAACAAAcacattccaaaaaaaaattgaattatgaaacTTTGTTCGATGATTACCATGGGCTTGTTCATTTAGAAGCTCTTGAAATGCTATCAAAGCAATGTGATATTACTTTAGAG ACTCTCCAAGAAAATTCGTCGGGTAGTGAACTGCAAGATTTGCAAGAAACTATGGACCAAATTAAAGAATTATGTGAACTACCTGATGAAGATGACGACGAAACTTCGAGTTTCGACGACATCAAAGAAAAACTTCAAACAGCCGTTCAAGAACTAAATGTTAGTATAACATACGGCAAGTTAATTTCTTTATGGGAAGAAACAGAAACTTGGTTGAATAATCTAAAGTTGGAGTTTTGCggagaagaagaaatatacCAAGAAGCACTTCAG GTTCTGGCGCAACTGACGGCGATAGCCGTCGAACAATTCCATAAATGCGGCGAATTATTGATGATAAAAGACCATAGAAGTACGGTGGACGAAGCAGATAGTTTAGTACA GTTAACTATGACATTGACGTCTCTTATTGGTTTAGCCGCCGggaaattttcggaaaaattgAACGCCAAGTCTTCCCAAACGGGAAATAAGGAATCCATCAATTCTTTGATCACAAACGTTTTCTTTGAG GCTGGAAATAGTAGTTCGTATATACAGGATGCTTTCCAGTTGTTAGTCCCGGTTCTACAAGCAGGTGCGATgcataacaattaa